One window from the genome of Asterias rubens chromosome 11, eAstRub1.3, whole genome shotgun sequence encodes:
- the LOC117296276 gene encoding uncharacterized protein LOC117296276 — translation MTWGRLTPKSVCLFVSCFLAPFNPVVSFPAAQPNFDRLDAVIFPPRPPSGVKQPFPEFLGGEPAPKPRLVDPLVRLDDAKLSPPGHSFQDKTQLFPPRSYHFHIRPIKPQEQMPSNASHSPVDSSARDSKVKQRFTNMFFNSDAYFPPIPDLPPPPRSPSRQAQRKRIRSEYDHHQFPQIQEFPTIPRWMEMLGGNNRPFPYDFAKDTIKNPMM, via the coding sequence ATGACGTGGGGCCGGCTCACACCAAAGAGCGTCTGTTTGTTCGTCTCATGTTTTCTAGCACCCTTCAACCCGGTGGTCAGCTTTCCAGCGGCTCAGCCAAACTTTGATCGCCTGGATGCCGTCATTTTCCCTCCACGACCACCTTCCGGAGTAAAGCAACCATTCCCGGAGTTTCTTGGCGGCGAGCCGGCACCAAAGCCACGGCTTGTGGACCCTCTGGTGCGACTCGACGATGCTAAACTTTCACCACCCGGTCACTCATTCCAGGACAAGACGCAACTGTTCCCGCCACGGTCGTATCACTTTCATATCAGACCGATCAAACCCCAAGAACAGATGCCGTCCAACGCCTCTCACTCCCCGGTCGATTCTTCGGCACGTGACTCCAAGGTGAAACAACGTTTCACCAACATGTTCTTCAACAGCGACGCGTATTTCCCGCCCATTCCGGACCTGCCACCGCCGCCAAGGTCGCCATCACGGCAGGCCCAGAGAAAGAGAATTCGCTCCGAGTACGACCATCACCAGTTTCCGCAGATCCAAGAGTTTCCTACGATACCGAGATGGATGGAAATGCTCGGCGGCAATAATCGGCCGTTCCCCTATGATTTCGCAAAAGACACCATAAAGAACCCTATGATGTGA
- the LOC117297046 gene encoding uncharacterized protein LOC117297046: protein MNVFVLTLCLAFGVCLIGDCNAESEGYSKPDFCTDAIMDQDCRALGIHNVCARGQTYSNLCILCLVCERDRLNVLSYTDGKCN, encoded by the exons ATGAATGTGTTTGTGTTGACGCTTTGCCTGGCTTTTGGAG TCTGTCTGATTGGTGACTGCAATGCAGAGAGTGAAGGGTATTCG AAACCAGACTTCTGTACCGACGCTATCATGGACCAAGACTGCCGTGCATTGGGCATACACAACGTGTGCGCTAGAGGTCAAACCTACTCCAACCTGTGCATACTGTGTCTAGTTTGCGAACGAGACCGTCTGAACGTGTTGTCATACACCGATGGGAAGTGTAATTAA